The following proteins are encoded in a genomic region of Montipora foliosa isolate CH-2021 chromosome 8, ASM3666993v2, whole genome shotgun sequence:
- the LOC137967293 gene encoding uncharacterized protein isoform X2 — MSGNVILYENEGYGGKQKSLDGDCTELRNLEEFSDGARSVILKENAKKWLVFTKVNFHGAEVALEPDRRYTSLDSMGLGNPIKSMRIFPAPKEMMNEGSEDLTKNFSTGVRSAMVDEQSEKWQVFAEVNYQGAKVLLEPGRNYTSLDSMGLGSAVKSLKKFDSNKRDEHEK; from the exons ATGAGTGGAAATGTTATTTTATATGAGAATGAAGGATATGGAGGGAAACAAAAA AGTTTGGATGGTGACTGCACAGAATTGCGAAATCTTGAAGAATTTTCCGATGGAGCACGCTCGGTCATTCTGAAAGAGAATGCCAAAAAATGGCTAGTGTTTACTAAAGTGAATTTTCACGGAGCAGAAGTTGCTTTGGAACCTGATCGACGGTATACTAGTTTAGATTCCATGGGTCTGGGAAACCCTATTAAGAGCATGAGAATCTTCCCAGCTCCGAAG GAAATGATGAATGAAGGGTCCGAAGACCTGACGAAAAATTTCTCGACAGGAGTTCGGTCGGCTATGGTAGATGAACAGTCTGAGAAATGGCAAGTGTTTGCCGAAGTGAATTATCAAGGAGCAAAAGTTCTTTTAGAGCCAGGACGAAATTACACAAGCTTAGATTCTATGGGCCTTGGAAGTGCTGTAAAGAGCTTAAAGAAATTTGACAGCAACAAAAGAGACGAGCATGAAAAGTAA
- the LOC137967293 gene encoding gamma-crystallin D-like isoform X1 produces the protein MSGNVILYENEGYGGKQKSLDGDCTELRNLEEFSDGARSVILKENAKKWLVFTKVNFHGAEVALEPDRRYTSLDSMGLGNPIKSMRIFPAPKTGAIILFEGEAYGGNSQEMMNEGSEDLTKNFSTGVRSAMVDEQSEKWQVFAEVNYQGAKVLLEPGRNYTSLDSMGLGSAVKSLKKFDSNKRDEHEK, from the exons ATGAGTGGAAATGTTATTTTATATGAGAATGAAGGATATGGAGGGAAACAAAAA AGTTTGGATGGTGACTGCACAGAATTGCGAAATCTTGAAGAATTTTCCGATGGAGCACGCTCGGTCATTCTGAAAGAGAATGCCAAAAAATGGCTAGTGTTTACTAAAGTGAATTTTCACGGAGCAGAAGTTGCTTTGGAACCTGATCGACGGTATACTAGTTTAGATTCCATGGGTCTGGGAAACCCTATTAAGAGCATGAGAATCTTCCCAGCTCCGAAG ACTGGGgctattattttgtttgaagGCGAAGCCTACGGCGGAAACTCACAA GAAATGATGAATGAAGGGTCCGAAGACCTGACGAAAAATTTCTCGACAGGAGTTCGGTCGGCTATGGTAGATGAACAGTCTGAGAAATGGCAAGTGTTTGCCGAAGTGAATTATCAAGGAGCAAAAGTTCTTTTAGAGCCAGGACGAAATTACACAAGCTTAGATTCTATGGGCCTTGGAAGTGCTGTAAAGAGCTTAAAGAAATTTGACAGCAACAAAAGAGACGAGCATGAAAAGTAA